A single genomic interval of candidate division WOR-3 bacterium harbors:
- the truB gene encoding tRNA pseudouridine(55) synthase TruB: protein MTANIRMRGLLNINKPTGISSYDVIRRLKPLLKPKRIGHAGTLDPIGTGVLLILINEATKISRFLLNQPKEYEAEIRFGIQTDTDDITGKPIATAPVPQISAEEAERIIVNRFTGEFEQTPPRFSALKNAGTPLYKLAREGVEFTPHPRLVTVYELELLNWQPPCAIIRCLVSSGTYIRSLARDIGFALNSCATLTGLTRKKVGNFTIETAVSLENLAAPDADWKNFLIPIEQALTQLPRITITPEQARMLLQGKIITLPVLNITFPETPKQKLSLSSDLPDITLALSPDNNFLSLVKISDNRIKPVKVIYAD from the coding sequence GTGACGGCAAATATACGGATGCGCGGGCTTTTGAACATCAACAAACCGACTGGAATTTCTTCTTATGATGTAATCCGGCGTCTTAAACCTTTGCTCAAACCGAAAAGAATTGGTCATGCCGGCACCCTGGACCCAATTGGAACCGGCGTATTGCTAATTCTGATAAATGAGGCGACTAAAATCAGCCGTTTTTTGCTCAATCAGCCCAAGGAGTACGAAGCCGAAATTCGGTTCGGGATTCAAACCGATACCGACGACATCACGGGCAAACCCATTGCTACCGCCCCGGTACCACAGATTAGCGCTGAAGAAGCGGAAAGAATCATCGTGAACCGATTCACCGGTGAATTTGAACAGACCCCACCCCGGTTTTCCGCATTGAAAAATGCGGGTACGCCGCTCTATAAACTGGCACGAGAGGGGGTGGAATTTACCCCGCATCCCCGGCTGGTTACAGTCTATGAACTGGAACTGCTCAACTGGCAACCACCCTGCGCCATTATCCGTTGCCTTGTCTCCAGCGGCACTTACATTCGCAGTCTGGCGCGGGACATCGGTTTCGCCCTCAACTCCTGTGCCACCCTGACCGGTCTGACCCGAAAGAAAGTCGGCAATTTCACCATCGAGACCGCGGTCTCGCTTGAAAATCTCGCTGCGCCCGATGCCGACTGGAAAAATTTTCTTATTCCAATTGAACAGGCGCTAACTCAACTCCCCCGGATTACCATAACACCAGAACAGGCGCGGATGCTCCTTCAGGGGAAAATCATCACCCTTCCAGTTTTAAACATAACTTTTCCTGAAACCCCAAAACAGAAACTATCTTTATCCAGCGACTTACCCGATATCACGCTCGCCCTTTCTCCTGACAACAACTTCCTTTCGCTGGTCAAAATATCCGACAACCGAATCAAACCCGTAAAGGTCATTTATGCCGATTGA
- the ribF gene encoding riboflavin biosynthesis protein RibF, translated as MPIEKSPLVLTIGSFDGLHLGHQAIIHRVQEIAREIHGIPGMATFHPLPAQILHPDFPYLLTTIDEKIPLLTELGIQFTYLIEFNQQLRSTEPEQFIKSYIIQPLQPVVLVLGVDHRFGKDGRGDINLLASLLKPHGIQLETVPEFHHLGAPVKSTRIREHLVLGHVRLAAELLGRPYAFTGKVTSGSGTGRRLGFPTINLLPLHQEKLLPAEGVYAAIAETTLGNFGGVLNIGFRPTFGGNNRTIEIHLLDYPPNAPEVTKVTVHFLERIRPEIRFDSPEALKAQIKQDVAIARPLIENSIYRAHFLG; from the coding sequence ATGCCGATTGAAAAGAGCCCGCTGGTATTAACCATCGGCAGCTTTGACGGGTTGCATCTCGGCCATCAGGCAATTATCCACCGGGTTCAGGAAATCGCCCGGGAAATTCACGGCATTCCCGGAATGGCAACCTTTCACCCTTTGCCCGCCCAAATTCTCCATCCTGATTTCCCCTACCTTCTGACGACAATTGACGAAAAGATTCCGCTCCTGACCGAACTGGGCATCCAGTTCACCTATCTCATTGAATTTAACCAGCAACTACGCTCAACCGAACCCGAACAGTTTATCAAAAGTTACATCATCCAGCCCCTACAACCAGTGGTTTTAGTTCTCGGAGTGGACCACCGCTTTGGTAAAGATGGCAGGGGCGACATCAACCTCCTCGCATCTCTCTTAAAACCTCATGGTATCCAGTTAGAAACGGTTCCGGAATTTCATCACCTTGGCGCACCGGTAAAAAGCACCCGGATTCGGGAACACCTCGTTTTAGGCCATGTCCGTCTTGCCGCAGAACTTTTGGGTCGACCTTACGCCTTCACCGGCAAGGTTACCAGCGGTTCTGGCACCGGCCGACGGCTTGGTTTTCCAACTATCAACCTGCTCCCGCTCCATCAGGAAAAGCTGTTACCAGCCGAAGGGGTCTATGCGGCTATCGCTGAAACCACTCTGGGTAACTTTGGCGGTGTTCTTAACATCGGCTTTCGCCCGACATTTGGTGGAAACAACCGGACGATAGAAATCCATCTCCTTGATTACCCGCCAAATGCCCCGGAGGTGACAAAGGTTACCGTCCATTTTCTGGAACGCATCCGACCCGAAATCCGATTTGATAGTCCTGAGGCACTCAAGGCGCAAATCAAGCAGGATGTTGCCATCGCCCGCCCGCTCATCGAAAATTCAATTTACCGGGCACATTTCCTCGGTTAA
- a CDS encoding PQQ-like beta-propeller repeat protein: MPFLLILSLLEPAQIVPPDSFVYPLRVDTINELELTIFPEARNPLPLFYKIDWGDGETLDWTGPLRSLIDITRYHRYHSTGKFAIRVMAKDSIGNQSTWSQPCSVQVVPSLLKWFAPTSGPVVAAPAIDEMGNIYIGDETGTFYSFSPNGELRWTFTARGPIYSAATIHAGKIYIPALDSQLYCLDTAGNLRWSINLENELWTPATVNTDGSIYIVNDSGTLFALTPQGKIRWRVNVGEEATSSPTIASNGLIYIATDSVYCFTNRGKRRWAFGAAEESYFFPAPVPDEQSNIRIGCSDGFIYALRPEGKLRWRIPVPDEDEIRTEVVYGPDGTMYWGTDGYYLCAKSDTGRTKIIYEMNDVVCSTPAVSDNGTVYILPDDGTFYAFTASGRLLFKQDIAWEDKDLYYTSSPTIGPDGTVYIGSWDGGLYAFYGDAPPARSIWPQFRQNAQHTGTQSKTAGKRR; the protein is encoded by the coding sequence ATGCCTTTCCTATTAATACTTTCGTTGCTTGAACCGGCACAGATTGTGCCGCCGGACTCATTCGTTTATCCTTTGCGTGTTGACACAATAAACGAACTGGAACTCACCATTTTCCCAGAAGCCCGTAACCCCTTACCGCTCTTTTACAAAATTGACTGGGGCGATGGCGAAACCCTTGACTGGACCGGACCGCTGCGTTCGTTGATTGATATTACCCGTTACCATCGCTATCATTCGACCGGTAAATTCGCCATCCGGGTAATGGCAAAAGACTCCATCGGCAACCAATCAACCTGGAGCCAGCCATGTTCAGTTCAGGTTGTCCCGTCCCTGCTCAAATGGTTTGCGCCGACATCTGGTCCGGTTGTTGCCGCCCCGGCAATTGACGAAATGGGCAATATATACATCGGCGATGAAACCGGTACCTTCTACTCCTTTTCTCCTAACGGTGAATTGCGCTGGACCTTTACCGCCCGAGGCCCGATTTACTCCGCAGCAACAATTCACGCCGGCAAAATCTATATTCCCGCACTCGACTCCCAGCTTTATTGCCTTGATACTGCCGGCAACCTTCGCTGGTCAATAAACCTCGAAAACGAACTGTGGACCCCGGCAACAGTCAACACCGACGGCTCAATTTACATCGTCAACGACAGTGGCACCTTATTTGCCTTGACCCCTCAGGGCAAAATCCGCTGGCGCGTCAATGTCGGAGAAGAAGCCACATCATCCCCAACGATTGCCAGTAATGGACTAATCTACATCGCCACCGACTCGGTATACTGCTTTACGAACCGAGGCAAAAGACGCTGGGCTTTTGGCGCTGCAGAGGAAAGCTATTTCTTTCCGGCACCGGTTCCGGATGAACAAAGTAACATTCGTATCGGCTGTTCCGATGGCTTCATTTACGCCCTGAGGCCCGAGGGCAAGCTACGCTGGCGGATTCCGGTTCCGGATGAGGATGAAATCCGAACCGAAGTTGTTTATGGACCTGATGGTACGATGTACTGGGGCACTGATGGTTACTACCTTTGCGCCAAATCCGACACGGGCCGGACAAAGATTATTTACGAAATGAATGATGTGGTTTGTTCCACGCCCGCAGTAAGTGACAACGGTACGGTTTACATTTTGCCCGATGACGGCACCTTCTACGCCTTCACCGCCTCAGGCCGACTCCTCTTCAAACAGGATATCGCCTGGGAAGACAAGGACCTGTATTACACATCATCACCCACCATCGGGCCTGATGGTACAGTGTATATCGGTTCCTGGGATGGTGGTCTCTACGCCTTTTATGGCGATGCGCCACCCGCCCGTTCCATCTGGCCCCAGTTTCGCCAGAATGCTCAGCACACCGGCACCCAGAGCAAAACCGCCGGGAAAAGGAGGTAA
- a CDS encoding TolC family protein has product MNFIALLLFFIASSSDDTLYLSLNQALQTALKQSAQATEASADRLQSWLSLGQGLNGILPAPQVNITRTKEMSGQALWTSTLTINQVLFDPTVFAGFINGIINARYYSLDAREKIAALIFQTTTDYLNLLKAQLLLDAAQKALKQAAENLAYTTERHNLGQASRIDLLRSEVFYSRAQLNLLSAQKNVALAQEKLRATAGINRPRPIRATEELNSPADFPITDPDSLLFAIERVNLGVRMSQNLNTAARLNLGAAFARVLPSISLYRSWATIDTTLPQNYRTWQDNANRTDGIRFSFSLADIKTLLLNIGDAVAGSRRARAALARARFQLRAAAQSALLDLEEAKLRYAEAKRNLELNQELYNLARSQYELGSFSLNDLLEVEVNLAQAEASYLAALCDTYIQTAQIGYLLGKTDIFTGK; this is encoded by the coding sequence ATGAATTTTATTGCCCTTCTCCTTTTTTTCATCGCCTCATCGTCTGATGACACCCTTTACCTCAGCCTCAATCAGGCGCTCCAAACCGCATTAAAACAAAGCGCGCAGGCAACTGAAGCCAGTGCTGACCGGTTGCAGAGCTGGTTGAGTTTAGGCCAGGGGCTGAACGGCATCCTGCCCGCACCTCAGGTAAACATCACCCGGACCAAAGAAATGTCCGGGCAAGCACTGTGGACCAGTACTCTGACCATCAATCAGGTGTTGTTCGACCCGACGGTATTCGCCGGCTTCATTAATGGCATCATCAACGCCCGTTACTATTCCCTTGACGCCCGGGAAAAAATTGCCGCACTTATCTTTCAAACCACCACCGACTATCTAAACCTTTTAAAGGCTCAACTGCTACTTGATGCCGCCCAAAAAGCACTGAAACAAGCTGCCGAAAACCTCGCCTATACTACCGAACGCCACAACCTTGGTCAGGCATCCCGCATCGACCTCCTGCGCAGTGAGGTATTCTACTCCCGGGCGCAACTCAACCTGTTAAGCGCCCAGAAAAATGTCGCTCTGGCTCAGGAAAAATTACGCGCCACCGCCGGCATCAACCGTCCCCGTCCAATCCGGGCAACCGAAGAACTTAATTCGCCCGCCGATTTTCCCATCACCGACCCCGACAGTCTGCTTTTTGCGATTGAGCGCGTTAATCTCGGTGTCCGGATGAGCCAGAATCTCAATACCGCTGCCCGACTAAACCTCGGTGCCGCCTTTGCCCGCGTCCTGCCTTCAATATCACTCTACCGCTCCTGGGCTACTATTGACACTACCCTGCCCCAAAACTATCGCACTTGGCAGGATAACGCAAACCGTACCGATGGCATCCGCTTTTCCTTCTCGCTCGCTGACATTAAAACCCTGCTCCTTAACATCGGTGACGCCGTTGCCGGTTCACGTCGCGCCCGTGCCGCGCTGGCACGAGCCCGTTTCCAGTTGCGGGCGGCAGCGCAATCCGCGCTCCTTGACCTTGAAGAGGCGAAACTCCGTTACGCCGAGGCAAAACGCAACTTAGAACTCAACCAAGAGCTTTACAACCTTGCCCGCTCGCAATACGAACTCGGTAGCTTTTCCTTAAACGACCTGTTGGAAGTTGAAGTCAACCTCGCGCAAGCCGAGGCTTCCTACCTCGCCGCGCTCTGTGACACCTACATCCAGACCGCCCAGATTGGCTATCTTCTGGGCAAAACCGATATCTTTACTGGAAAGTAA
- a CDS encoding efflux RND transporter periplasmic adaptor subunit: MKKPLRIILVVLGVIVLLVLFIVLNRSQRSPGVLCETETADYGSILSKVTATGTLRARTQVNLQAQLMGVVKKLRIQEGDFVRAGDTLLELDRQTYEAQLILARAQFTQIKLKHARIESLYSRGLIAPEQYEASKAAYEAAEAQFLQAQDQFDKTVICAPISGIVSQLNIKEGETVVIGTMNSPGTVLMVLADLSAMEALVEVDETDIVNVAPGQFAQITVDALPDTTFTGKVTRVGYMPVQKLLSATETGTNFEVTITIDSTVVSSLRPGMTCHAEIITARLDSVLTVPIQAVGRRKVAGKETETVFLVKDGKAVLTPVKTGKASDTDIEIVAGINPGDEVITGPYKVLTKLTDGQRVNARPVQTDTLD; encoded by the coding sequence GTGAAAAAACCGCTCCGCATCATTTTGGTCGTCCTGGGCGTAATTGTTTTGCTCGTCCTTTTCATCGTCCTGAACCGTTCCCAGCGTTCACCTGGCGTGCTCTGTGAGACTGAAACCGCCGACTACGGTTCAATCCTCTCTAAGGTTACCGCCACCGGTACGCTCCGCGCCCGAACCCAGGTTAACCTACAGGCGCAACTGATGGGTGTGGTTAAAAAACTGCGCATCCAGGAAGGCGACTTTGTCCGGGCTGGTGACACCCTGCTTGAACTTGACCGGCAGACCTATGAAGCACAACTAATCCTGGCACGTGCCCAGTTTACCCAGATAAAACTGAAACACGCCCGAATCGAAAGCCTCTACAGCCGCGGGCTCATCGCGCCCGAGCAGTATGAGGCGTCTAAAGCCGCCTACGAAGCAGCCGAAGCCCAGTTTTTACAGGCACAAGACCAGTTTGACAAAACGGTTATCTGCGCCCCGATCTCGGGCATCGTCTCCCAGTTAAACATCAAAGAAGGTGAAACGGTTGTCATCGGCACGATGAACAGCCCCGGTACCGTACTGATGGTACTTGCCGACCTGTCCGCAATGGAAGCCCTGGTTGAGGTAGACGAAACCGATATTGTCAATGTCGCACCGGGCCAGTTCGCCCAGATTACGGTTGACGCCCTGCCCGACACAACCTTCACCGGTAAAGTCACCCGGGTCGGCTATATGCCGGTACAAAAACTCCTCAGCGCAACCGAAACCGGCACGAATTTTGAGGTTACCATTACCATTGACAGCACCGTGGTATCATCCTTGCGTCCGGGAATGACCTGCCACGCCGAAATCATCACCGCCCGGCTCGACTCGGTGCTCACGGTACCGATTCAGGCGGTAGGCCGGCGCAAAGTGGCGGGTAAAGAGACCGAAACCGTGTTTTTAGTAAAAGATGGCAAGGCGGTTCTCACCCCGGTCAAAACCGGCAAGGCAAGCGATACCGACATCGAAATCGTCGCCGGTATCAATCCCGGTGACGAAGTTATCACCGGTCCCTACAAGGTCCTGACCAAACTCACCGATGGGCAACGGGTCAACGCCCGTCCGGTGCAAACCGATACCCTTGACTGA
- a CDS encoding ABC transporter ATP-binding protein, giving the protein MIKIEQVTKIYSLGKSAVRALDGISLAIEKGEYVALMGPSGSGKSTLMHILGCLDTPTSGKYLFNGADTSQLSDNELARLRNKEFGFVFQNFNLLPRLSALANVELPMLYAGVGRKERLRRATELLTMVGLGDRLNHRSNELSGGEMQRVAIARALANSPAVILADEPTGNLDSRTGSEIMHLFDTLAQEGNTVILVTHDKTVADHARRTIKLKDGKIVEE; this is encoded by the coding sequence TTGATCAAAATCGAACAGGTAACCAAAATCTACTCACTGGGTAAAAGTGCGGTGCGTGCCCTTGACGGCATTTCGCTGGCAATTGAAAAGGGCGAATATGTTGCCCTCATGGGACCATCTGGCTCGGGTAAATCGACTTTGATGCACATTTTGGGCTGCCTCGACACACCGACCTCCGGCAAGTACCTCTTCAACGGTGCCGACACATCCCAGCTCAGCGACAACGAACTCGCCCGCCTCCGTAACAAAGAGTTCGGTTTTGTATTTCAGAACTTCAACCTGTTGCCCCGGCTCTCCGCCCTTGCCAATGTTGAACTGCCGATGCTCTACGCCGGTGTTGGGCGTAAAGAACGGCTGCGCCGTGCCACCGAACTGCTCACGATGGTGGGCCTTGGTGACCGGCTTAACCATCGCTCCAACGAACTATCCGGCGGTGAAATGCAACGGGTCGCAATCGCCCGTGCCCTTGCCAACTCTCCCGCCGTTATCCTTGCCGACGAACCCACAGGCAACCTCGACTCCCGAACCGGCAGCGAAATTATGCACCTGTTTGACACCCTGGCACAGGAAGGCAATACCGTCATCCTCGTCACCCACGACAAAACGGTCGCCGACCACGCCCGGCGTACAATAAAACTCAAAGACGGCAAAATCGTTGAGGAGTAA
- a CDS encoding FtsX-like permease family protein: MPVWEIAKLALTTFRTNRLRSFLTTLGIIIGVMTVIAIVSLIQGMNYEVERQISSLGSNVIYLQKINWGMGRIDWDEINRRPDLTVDDANAIARLPIIERVAPLRSRMVSRLNYRNRKVTSIEMAGITPIYATIANYTIETGRFINSDDSMRKRPVCVIGGYIVDNLFPDEDPLGKRLNIEGKSFTIVGTLVRKGSFLGQTQDNVLFIPLTTFEKSFKPQGGFGALAHDLAIVIEPKKNVPVEQAIDRIRELMRRRHALGYDKPDDFGINTQETLREIYKNITRVAFIVMIAVAAISLLVGGIGIMNIMLVAVAERTREIGLRKALGATTRDILYQFLLESVFLALAGGAVGILLGIGIAKIVELTAHLRAAAPFWTILLGFGFSALVGIFFGIYPASRAARLDPIQALRYE; this comes from the coding sequence ATGCCCGTCTGGGAAATTGCCAAACTTGCTCTGACCACCTTCCGCACCAATCGCCTGCGTTCCTTTTTAACCACCCTGGGCATTATCATCGGCGTGATGACCGTCATCGCCATCGTCTCGTTAATTCAGGGTATGAACTACGAAGTGGAACGCCAGATCAGTTCCCTAGGCTCCAATGTCATCTACCTGCAAAAGATAAACTGGGGAATGGGCCGCATCGACTGGGACGAAATCAACCGCCGGCCCGACCTAACCGTTGACGATGCCAACGCCATCGCCCGGCTTCCGATAATTGAACGGGTGGCACCGCTGCGCAGCCGGATGGTCAGTCGCCTGAACTACCGCAACCGCAAGGTAACCAGTATTGAAATGGCGGGTATCACTCCGATTTATGCGACCATTGCCAACTACACGATTGAAACCGGCCGCTTTATCAATTCCGACGACAGTATGCGCAAACGGCCCGTGTGTGTTATCGGTGGTTACATCGTTGACAACCTCTTCCCGGACGAAGACCCACTGGGCAAAAGACTCAACATTGAAGGTAAGAGTTTTACCATCGTCGGCACCTTGGTCCGCAAAGGCTCATTTTTAGGTCAAACCCAGGACAATGTACTTTTCATCCCCCTGACCACCTTTGAAAAAAGCTTCAAACCCCAGGGCGGATTTGGTGCCCTCGCCCACGACCTCGCCATCGTCATCGAACCAAAGAAAAATGTCCCGGTCGAACAGGCAATTGACCGCATCCGCGAACTGATGCGCCGGCGCCACGCTCTTGGCTATGACAAACCGGACGACTTCGGCATCAACACTCAGGAAACGCTACGCGAAATTTACAAAAACATCACCCGCGTTGCCTTCATTGTGATGATTGCCGTTGCCGCGATTTCGCTGCTCGTGGGTGGTATCGGAATTATGAACATAATGCTCGTTGCCGTTGCCGAGCGTACCCGGGAAATTGGCTTGCGTAAAGCCCTGGGAGCCACCACGCGCGACATCCTCTATCAATTTCTCCTTGAATCGGTCTTCCTCGCCCTTGCCGGAGGTGCCGTCGGTATCCTCCTTGGTATCGGCATCGCCAAGATTGTTGAACTCACCGCGCACCTCCGTGCTGCCGCACCGTTCTGGACCATACTTCTCGGCTTTGGTTTCTCGGCACTGGTTGGCATCTTCTTCGGCATCTACCCGGCATCAAGGGCAGCACGACTTGACCCCATCCAGGCGCTCCGTTACGAATAA
- a CDS encoding 30S ribosomal protein S18: MMSTKRFTVRTRACPYCAEGVTHIDYKDPRLKDFLTDRGKIVSSRVSGLCARHQRRLAKAIKRARNMGLLPFITVHI, encoded by the coding sequence ATAATGAGTACAAAACGTTTTACCGTTAGAACAAGAGCCTGCCCTTACTGCGCTGAGGGCGTAACTCATATCGATTACAAGGACCCACGACTTAAGGACTTCCTGACGGACCGAGGAAAAATCGTTTCTTCGCGCGTCTCCGGCTTGTGCGCCCGTCACCAGCGCCGACTGGCAAAAGCGATTAAACGGGCACGCAATATGGGTCTATTACCCTTCATCACAGTCCATATTTAA
- a CDS encoding 50S ribosomal protein L9 has translation MKVILLTDIERLGKQGEVVDVRDGFARNYLLPRKLAIVADEANMRQLENIRQQIATRTERLTKRLMTVSEQLGLVTLKAKIRMGAEGAFGAITNADIADLLEKAGHKIDKHAIVLEEPIKAPGIYDIPIKLGHEITATVKLWVAEEAVG, from the coding sequence ATGAAGGTCATTCTCCTCACCGACATCGAACGATTGGGCAAACAGGGCGAAGTGGTTGATGTACGCGATGGCTTTGCCCGCAACTATCTCTTGCCCCGAAAACTGGCAATTGTTGCCGATGAAGCGAATATGCGCCAGCTCGAAAATATCCGTCAGCAGATTGCAACCCGTACTGAGCGTTTGACCAAACGGCTGATGACGGTAAGTGAACAACTGGGACTGGTGACATTAAAAGCAAAAATTCGGATGGGTGCGGAAGGTGCATTCGGCGCCATCACCAATGCCGATATCGCCGACCTTTTGGAAAAAGCGGGCCATAAAATCGATAAGCATGCTATTGTGCTGGAAGAGCCAATAAAAGCGCCCGGCATCTATGACATCCCTATAAAATTAGGACACGAAATAACCGCCACCGTAAAACTCTGGGTCGCCGAAGAAGCGGTGGGTTAA
- a CDS encoding bifunctional nuclease family protein: MIEVQVEAVLIDNATNSPVMLLREVKGNRVLPVFIGAAEASTIAYALEGIQYVRPLTVDLMRNLIVGMNGKVSRVLITKLENETFYAELVIETGDRLITIDARPSDSVGLALRTGAPIYVEDTVMDSAGQFLSPEDEDKLRELRTKLRGIDPEDLGNYQF, encoded by the coding sequence GTGATTGAAGTTCAGGTTGAAGCGGTTTTGATTGACAATGCAACCAATTCACCGGTTATGCTCTTGCGTGAGGTTAAAGGCAACCGGGTTTTACCGGTTTTTATTGGCGCGGCTGAGGCGTCAACGATCGCCTACGCCCTTGAAGGCATTCAGTATGTACGGCCCCTCACGGTCGATTTGATGCGCAATTTGATTGTCGGAATGAACGGTAAGGTAAGTCGGGTACTCATCACCAAACTGGAAAACGAAACCTTCTATGCGGAACTGGTAATCGAAACGGGCGACCGGTTGATTACAATTGATGCCCGCCCTTCCGACTCGGTTGGACTGGCACTACGCACCGGCGCGCCAATCTATGTTGAAGACACAGTAATGGACAGTGCCGGGCAGTTCCTCTCGCCCGAAGACGAAGATAAACTGCGGGAACTGCGCACCAAATTACGGGGCATCGACCCCGAAGACCTGGGCAACTACCAATTTTAA
- a CDS encoding tyrosine--tRNA ligase: MIPSVIEQLKRGVDRLETEAELLERLEQSRATGKPLRIKLGIDASGPDIHLGFAVVLRKLRQFQDLGHIAVLIIGDFTGKIGDPTGRSKTRPQLTDEQIKENMARYRDQVFKILDPTRCEFRYNSEWLDPLNATDIVNIAARYTVARLIEREDFKNRLQQGVPLFVHELLYPLFQGYDSVMVQADVELGGADQYWNLLVGRELQARFGQKPQVIMTMPLLVGTDGKMKMSKSYGNYVGITEPPQEMFGKLMSIPDELILDYFRLTTTKTEPELNQIAQRLKAGENPRHIKAELAKEVVALYHSPAEAVKAAEEFDRVFREKQAPEDIPEFLMPPEGVNIVELISATGILPSKSEARRKLQEGAVYLDGQRLSDPNYLVRVADKPVILKVGKRRFLRLVPRRP, from the coding sequence ATGATTCCCTCGGTAATTGAACAACTCAAAAGAGGTGTTGACCGCCTGGAAACCGAAGCCGAACTACTTGAACGGCTGGAGCAATCTCGCGCCACCGGTAAACCATTGCGCATCAAACTGGGTATTGATGCCTCGGGTCCGGATATTCATCTCGGCTTTGCCGTGGTGTTGAGGAAGTTAAGGCAATTTCAGGATTTGGGGCATATCGCGGTCTTGATCATCGGCGACTTCACCGGTAAAATCGGCGACCCGACCGGACGTTCGAAAACCCGACCGCAACTTACCGATGAACAGATTAAAGAAAATATGGCACGATACCGGGACCAGGTGTTTAAAATCCTTGACCCGACGCGCTGTGAATTTCGTTACAACTCAGAATGGCTCGACCCGCTTAATGCCACCGATATTGTCAATATCGCCGCCCGTTACACCGTTGCCCGGTTGATTGAGCGCGAGGATTTTAAAAACCGGCTCCAGCAGGGGGTACCGCTATTTGTCCACGAACTACTTTATCCCCTTTTTCAGGGCTACGACTCGGTAATGGTTCAGGCTGATGTTGAACTGGGCGGTGCTGACCAGTACTGGAACCTTTTGGTCGGCCGGGAACTTCAGGCGCGCTTTGGTCAAAAACCCCAGGTCATTATGACAATGCCTTTGCTCGTGGGTACCGATGGCAAGATGAAGATGTCAAAATCGTACGGCAACTATGTCGGCATCACCGAACCACCGCAGGAGATGTTCGGCAAGTTGATGTCCATCCCTGACGAGTTGATTTTAGACTACTTCCGCCTGACCACGACAAAAACCGAACCCGAACTCAATCAGATTGCCCAGCGCTTAAAAGCGGGCGAAAACCCGCGCCACATTAAAGCCGAACTGGCAAAAGAGGTTGTTGCCCTCTACCACTCTCCTGCCGAAGCGGTAAAGGCAGCGGAAGAGTTCGACCGGGTATTTCGGGAAAAACAGGCGCCCGAAGATATCCCTGAATTCCTTATGCCGCCCGAAGGAGTTAACATCGTCGAACTGATTTCTGCCACCGGCATTTTGCCCTCAAAAAGTGAGGCACGACGCAAATTGCAGGAAGGTGCGGTATATCTCGATGGTCAGCGGCTCTCCGACCCGAACTACCTCGTGCGCGTTGCCGACAAACCTGTTATTCTCAAAGTTGGAAAACGCCGGTTTCTCCGCCTTGTTCCCCGCAGACCTTGA
- a CDS encoding DUF3467 domain-containing protein, translating to MNNEEKQPPQGPPVQVEIGEKESEGIYSNFVLIAHSGSEFIIDFARILPGLPKAKVFARIVMTPQHAALLHEALAENIKKYEARFGKIKLHGQKEDTAKSLGF from the coding sequence ATGAACAATGAAGAAAAACAACCACCCCAGGGACCACCGGTCCAGGTGGAAATTGGTGAAAAAGAGTCCGAGGGGATTTATTCTAACTTTGTTCTTATTGCCCATTCCGGTTCTGAATTCATAATTGACTTTGCTCGCATCCTTCCCGGCTTACCAAAAGCCAAGGTGTTTGCCCGAATTGTAATGACACCGCAGCATGCCGCTCTGCTCCACGAAGCGTTAGCCGAAAACATTAAAAAGTACGAAGCCCGCTTCGGCAAAATAAAACTCCACGGTCAAAAGGAAGATACAGCAAAATCTCTTGGCTTCTAA